Proteins from a single region of Acidovorax sp. NCPPB 3576:
- a CDS encoding IS5 family transposase, producing the protein MDQYTLGLDPLPKKTRKEIFLEEMNQVVPWATLVALIAPFARGAHQALGGRPPFPIETMLRIHCLQLWWNLSDPAMEEELHERPLYRRFAGLDGAARMPDETTILRFRHLLEKHQLAPQVLAAINTGLAQQGLMLKTGTIVDATIIAAPSSTKNKEGERDPEMHQTKKGNQWHFGMKAHIGVDADSGLVHTVIGTAANVNDVTQAAGLLNGKEKHAWGDAGYQGVDKRQEMQGSKAKAKIKWHVAMRPGKRKALDPERELHKLLDKAERLKASVRAKVEHPFRVIKQQFGYAKVRYRGLEKNTARLMMLFALGNLWMARKRILALQG; encoded by the coding sequence ATGGATCAATACACCCTGGGCCTGGACCCACTGCCCAAGAAGACCCGCAAGGAGATCTTCCTCGAAGAGATGAACCAGGTTGTGCCCTGGGCAACGCTGGTGGCCCTCATTGCTCCGTTCGCCCGGGGCGCGCACCAGGCCCTGGGTGGCCGCCCTCCATTCCCCATCGAAACCATGCTGCGCATCCACTGCCTGCAGCTGTGGTGGAACCTGAGCGATCCGGCCATGGAAGAAGAACTGCACGAGCGGCCCCTGTACCGCCGCTTCGCCGGCCTCGATGGTGCAGCGCGCATGCCCGATGAGACCACCATCTTGCGTTTCCGCCATCTGTTGGAGAAGCACCAACTGGCTCCGCAGGTGCTGGCTGCCATCAACACCGGTCTGGCCCAGCAGGGCCTGATGCTCAAGACAGGCACCATCGTGGACGCCACCATCATTGCAGCGCCCAGTTCGACCAAGAACAAAGAGGGTGAGCGAGACCCCGAGATGCATCAGACCAAGAAAGGCAACCAGTGGCACTTCGGCATGAAGGCGCACATTGGCGTGGATGCCGACTCGGGACTGGTGCACACCGTCATCGGCACAGCCGCCAACGTCAACGACGTGACGCAGGCAGCAGGCCTGCTGAATGGCAAAGAAAAGCATGCCTGGGGCGATGCAGGCTACCAGGGCGTGGACAAGCGCCAGGAGATGCAAGGGAGCAAAGCCAAGGCCAAGATCAAGTGGCACGTGGCCATGCGCCCGGGCAAACGCAAGGCACTTGATCCCGAGCGGGAACTTCACAAGCTGCTGGACAAAGCCGAGCGCCTGAAGGCCAGCGTGCGAGCCAAGGTCGAACACCCGTTCCGCGTGATCAAGCAGCAGTTCGGCTACGCCAAGGTGCGCTACCGAGGTCTGGAAAAGAACACGGCGCGCCTCATGATGCTGTTTGCGCTGGGCAATCTGTGGATGGCCAGGAAGCGGATCCTGGCGCTGCAGGGATAG
- the mobH gene encoding MobH family relaxase, with protein MPARASIPATAPTVARSSTPTTPRRIAVEGSEQGWLRLLPADELLACVNADKAMQDMWRQSRLAQSVWQRDLLPAIHRYAEMVQLMPASEAHHHAHVGGLLAHTLEMLLAAMTWRNGHFLPEGAPIEQIDAERDEWTYVVFFSALLHDIAKPMTDLRVTWRTPGATERTRWNPIGGPMTRIERGRAAEYLVEFAPKSARDYGAHSRLAVTLLGQIAPATAVTFLARRPQTLEALTRFLSGTKDGLVASIVGRADQASTQRALLHGSRARFTTSNAIPLIDLLMNAVKAMLRAGTALPLNRSGAAGWVHDGSMWFVAKRLADGVRNWIKDHAPEEAVPGEAKNDRLFDTWQEYGCIEVNPHSGQAIWYVTVQGQAQAQAQAQDAASSTDSAASPQETAATHQDSAATGYSHSLTMLRFPLAKLYDDPSQYPQAMAGRIVVREKRKDEAGDAAPEDGAGHVSVQQGAERADEVSALGQSDNDAADLAPAPQPAATHTPEAGAKPNKPKAAATSPKPNENQLKAPAFNRPKPKPAAGSNGNAQETAATPAAVTQTAAPGSAAPAQASAPAAAVPAKPPAQAKVPQRIEPTFPPLDDVIRIGGNDDGFDADDGWLDQDDDVRAAASAPVPPRTPSPPSRPPVVQPRTAPAPSARPTPSAPAPAQAKVAAKPKAPSAAPAPAPVQSPAPAAQAQTPETGFVRPLFSSAPETSARTTPTPVVMAPHLPELPHEAAARKAEPSEVAIAFMRWLQNGLASREIKHNETGAAVHFVEEGMALVSPLIFKLYARETGPATQADATGLQVQREVIKAGWHRMTSGQGKGRVNILRYQVVGRGGASVGRLAAVVLAEPDRWVVPVPPANPVLKLE; from the coding sequence ATGCCTGCTCGTGCCTCCATTCCCGCCACGGCGCCTACCGTTGCCAGGTCGTCCACACCCACCACGCCGCGGCGCATCGCCGTGGAGGGCTCGGAGCAGGGGTGGCTGCGTCTGTTGCCCGCCGACGAGTTGCTGGCGTGCGTGAACGCGGACAAGGCGATGCAGGACATGTGGCGCCAGTCGCGCCTGGCGCAAAGCGTATGGCAGCGCGATCTGCTGCCCGCGATCCACCGCTACGCCGAGATGGTGCAGTTGATGCCGGCGTCCGAGGCCCATCACCACGCGCATGTGGGCGGGCTGCTGGCCCACACCCTGGAAATGCTCCTGGCAGCCATGACCTGGCGCAACGGGCACTTCCTGCCCGAGGGCGCGCCCATCGAGCAGATCGACGCGGAGCGCGACGAGTGGACCTACGTGGTGTTCTTCTCCGCGCTGCTGCACGACATCGCCAAGCCGATGACGGATCTGCGCGTCACGTGGCGCACACCTGGAGCAACGGAGCGCACCCGGTGGAATCCGATCGGGGGACCGATGACGAGGATTGAGCGGGGCAGGGCGGCGGAATACCTGGTCGAGTTCGCTCCGAAATCCGCAAGAGACTATGGCGCGCATTCGCGCCTGGCGGTCACGCTGCTGGGCCAGATCGCGCCGGCCACGGCGGTAACGTTTCTTGCTCGCCGGCCGCAGACGCTAGAGGCGCTGACCCGCTTCCTCTCGGGCACGAAGGATGGGCTGGTGGCGAGCATCGTCGGCCGCGCCGATCAGGCATCGACCCAGCGGGCTTTGCTGCACGGCAGCCGGGCGCGGTTCACCACCAGCAATGCGATCCCGCTCATCGACCTGCTGATGAATGCGGTGAAGGCCATGCTGCGCGCGGGCACCGCGCTGCCGCTGAACCGCTCGGGCGCGGCGGGCTGGGTGCATGACGGCTCGATGTGGTTCGTGGCCAAGCGCCTGGCCGATGGCGTACGCAACTGGATCAAGGACCATGCCCCCGAGGAGGCTGTGCCGGGCGAGGCCAAGAACGACCGACTGTTCGACACCTGGCAGGAGTATGGCTGCATCGAGGTCAATCCGCACAGCGGCCAGGCGATCTGGTACGTGACGGTGCAGGGCCAGGCCCAGGCCCAGGCCCAGGCCCAGGATGCTGCAAGCAGTACCGACAGTGCAGCAAGCCCGCAGGAAACTGCCGCAACGCATCAGGACTCGGCTGCAACAGGCTACAGCCACTCGCTGACCATGCTGAGGTTTCCGCTGGCCAAGCTCTATGACGATCCGAGCCAGTACCCGCAAGCGATGGCTGGCCGCATCGTAGTGCGAGAAAAACGCAAGGATGAAGCAGGCGATGCTGCGCCGGAGGATGGGGCAGGGCATGTATCGGTGCAGCAGGGTGCCGAACGCGCTGATGAAGTGAGTGCATTGGGGCAATCAGACAACGATGCGGCAGATCTCGCGCCAGCGCCCCAACCTGCGGCAACCCACACGCCGGAAGCTGGAGCAAAGCCCAACAAGCCCAAGGCTGCGGCAACTTCGCCAAAGCCCAACGAGAACCAACTCAAGGCCCCCGCGTTCAACCGGCCCAAGCCCAAGCCTGCGGCAGGATCGAACGGCAATGCGCAGGAGACTGCGGCAACTCCTGCAGCGGTCACACAGACAGCTGCGCCAGGATCAGCCGCCCCGGCCCAGGCATCAGCGCCCGCCGCTGCCGTACCGGCCAAACCGCCTGCACAGGCGAAGGTACCCCAACGCATTGAGCCCACGTTCCCGCCACTGGACGACGTGATCCGCATCGGGGGCAACGACGATGGTTTCGATGCCGACGATGGATGGCTGGACCAAGACGATGACGTTCGCGCTGCCGCATCCGCGCCAGTGCCGCCTCGCACACCGAGCCCACCATCCAGGCCCCCTGTCGTGCAGCCCAGGACTGCACCAGCTCCAAGTGCCCGGCCGACACCGTCTGCGCCGGCACCAGCGCAGGCCAAGGTCGCAGCGAAGCCGAAGGCGCCCTCGGCAGCGCCAGCGCCAGCGCCGGTGCAGTCGCCAGCTCCAGCAGCGCAAGCGCAAACGCCCGAGACAGGCTTCGTGCGCCCGCTGTTCTCTTCGGCACCTGAAACTTCCGCGCGCACGACGCCCACTCCCGTGGTCATGGCGCCGCACCTGCCCGAACTTCCTCATGAAGCGGCCGCCCGCAAGGCCGAGCCCAGCGAGGTCGCCATCGCCTTCATGCGCTGGCTGCAAAACGGCCTGGCCAGCCGCGAGATCAAGCACAACGAGACCGGCGCTGCCGTGCATTTCGTGGAAGAAGGCATGGCGCTCGTGTCGCCGCTGATCTTCAAGCTCTACGCCCGCGAAACGGGTCCAGCGACCCAAGCGGATGCCACCGGCCTACAAGTGCAGCGCGAGGTCATCAAGGCCGGCTGGCACCGCATGACCTCGGGCCAGGGCAAGGGCCGCGTGAACATCCTGCGCTACCAAGTCGTGGGCCGAGGCGGCGCCAGCGTCGGGCGGCTCGCTGCGGTCGTTCTGGCCGAGCCCGACCGCTGGGTGGTGCCGGTGCCGCCAGCCAACCCGGTACTCAAGCTGGAATGA